In Myxococcales bacterium, one DNA window encodes the following:
- a CDS encoding ankyrin repeat domain-containing protein, whose product MALLASDARVDVVDSAGATPLHRAIEAGRGAAVELLLSRGADVEHRNGDGAAALHLATLRSHAAIVHRLLKAGADIAAEDGNGRSALHLAAEHAASNLVSRFLELGANPDQPALDGSPPLHVAIAAKRPAVVKKLLDGKANPNVRGKGSEPALHLAVQIGDLDTIILLTSVELDLDARNGRGEAALHLAVIADRRDIVRGLLRLRVPVNSLDVEGNTPLHRAAALKNPRIAGTLLKWGADRSLENSEGMTPLEIAKDHKHKQVIGVLESAPTPLQAAVRRKDVEAVRAVLAAGADPNQHFGGGRTVLAMAVWSEEISKILLEAGAHVGLADERGATPLQLAAGAGKLKIVAMMLEAGADPNGADQRGVTALLAAAQNHHEAVGRDLLAAGADPDVMNRSGESPLFFAIAQHQTDLVAALLSAGADHDKVMTNGMTALGFAASIGNEFAVATLLREGALVNASDPHGRSPLAIAATRDNASIVNLLLGAGAQMAADPMSNRPHLIAALEGQHRAVALLLLEAGANPSARNQRGDSALEIAAETGSLTVVVKLLELDAHRIEGAGDRALLAVLQRLDRLARRGGAEAPGGDARGGESRAADPAQPVARYREVAKVLVLAGADVDWTAGSGESARTLASRLGLDEVLQLSAE is encoded by the coding sequence GTGGCCCTGCTCGCAAGTGATGCTCGGGTCGACGTCGTAGATTCGGCAGGGGCGACCCCGCTCCATCGGGCGATCGAGGCGGGTCGAGGTGCTGCGGTCGAACTCCTGTTGTCGAGGGGTGCGGATGTCGAGCATCGCAATGGGGACGGCGCAGCTGCGCTTCATCTAGCCACGCTGCGCAGTCATGCTGCGATCGTTCACCGGCTCTTGAAAGCCGGCGCCGATATTGCGGCGGAAGACGGGAACGGCAGGAGCGCCCTTCATCTCGCTGCTGAACACGCAGCGAGCAATCTCGTCTCGAGATTTCTCGAACTCGGAGCCAATCCAGATCAACCCGCCCTCGACGGTTCACCACCTCTACACGTCGCAATTGCCGCAAAACGTCCGGCGGTGGTGAAGAAACTTCTCGACGGCAAGGCGAATCCCAACGTGCGGGGCAAAGGCTCTGAGCCCGCCCTGCATCTGGCAGTGCAAATCGGAGACCTGGACACAATCATTTTGTTGACGAGTGTCGAGCTGGATCTCGACGCACGAAATGGGCGGGGGGAAGCCGCTCTGCATCTCGCGGTAATCGCGGATCGGCGCGACATCGTGAGGGGCCTGCTGCGGCTTCGCGTGCCGGTCAATTCACTGGATGTCGAGGGCAACACGCCGCTCCACCGAGCCGCCGCACTGAAGAATCCGCGCATCGCCGGGACCCTGTTGAAATGGGGCGCGGACAGGAGTCTCGAAAACAGTGAAGGCATGACTCCTCTCGAGATCGCAAAGGATCACAAACACAAGCAAGTGATTGGCGTTCTCGAGTCAGCCCCCACCCCGCTGCAGGCGGCTGTGCGGCGAAAGGACGTCGAAGCGGTGCGTGCCGTGTTGGCGGCTGGAGCCGATCCAAACCAGCACTTCGGCGGCGGGCGAACCGTGCTCGCGATGGCCGTCTGGTCAGAGGAAATTTCCAAAATTCTGCTCGAAGCGGGAGCGCACGTCGGTCTTGCAGACGAGCGCGGCGCCACACCTCTTCAACTTGCGGCGGGAGCCGGCAAACTAAAAATCGTCGCGATGATGCTCGAAGCCGGTGCGGACCCCAACGGGGCTGATCAGCGCGGCGTGACGGCACTGCTTGCTGCGGCGCAGAATCATCATGAGGCTGTCGGGCGCGATCTACTCGCTGCCGGCGCTGATCCCGATGTGATGAATCGCTCGGGGGAATCACCGCTTTTTTTCGCCATTGCACAACATCAAACGGATCTGGTCGCGGCCCTCCTCAGCGCTGGAGCAGATCACGATAAGGTCATGACCAATGGCATGACCGCGCTCGGCTTTGCTGCCAGCATCGGCAATGAGTTCGCGGTAGCGACGCTGTTGCGAGAGGGAGCCTTGGTGAACGCCAGCGATCCACACGGGAGAAGCCCGCTCGCGATCGCCGCGACCCGGGACAATGCCTCGATTGTGAATCTCTTGCTGGGGGCAGGGGCCCAGATGGCCGCCGATCCGATGAGCAATCGACCTCACCTGATTGCGGCTCTCGAAGGTCAGCACCGAGCTGTGGCGCTTCTGTTGCTCGAAGCCGGCGCGAATCCGTCGGCGCGCAATCAGCGCGGCGACTCGGCCCTCGAAATCGCCGCCGAAACGGGATCACTCACCGTTGTCGTGAAATTGCTCGAATTGGACGCGCACAGGATCGAAGGAGCCGGGGACCGCGCCTTGCTCGCGGTGTTGCAACGGCTCGACCGGCTCGCGCGCCGCGGTGGTGCCGAGGCCCCGGGTGGTGACGCCCGGGGCGGCGAGTCGAGGGCCGCAGACCCTGCGCAGCCGGTCGCTCGATATCGGGAAGTTGCGAAGGTGCTGGTCCTTGCGGGAGCGGATGTGGATTGGACAGCGGGATCGGGAGAAAGCGCTCGCACGCTCGCCTCACGGCTGGGTCTGGACGAGGTGTTGCAACTCAGTGCGGAGTAG